The Metabacillus schmidteae genome includes a region encoding these proteins:
- a CDS encoding cytosolic protein: protein MVDKEKETYTDFSNVETMRNFLTPEQLPEGPYGAPRNKYEPVSNKSTPWREGQRYYSAFNYENKSLHQNLERHDAPAHPTHDDPNKNEEPPYTSK, encoded by the coding sequence ATGGTTGATAAGGAAAAAGAAACATACACTGACTTCTCAAATGTTGAAACAATGAGAAATTTTTTAACACCTGAGCAGCTTCCGGAAGGACCTTACGGGGCACCAAGAAATAAATATGAGCCTGTTAGCAACAAAAGCACTCCTTGGAGGGAAGGCCAACGCTATTACAGTGCATTTAATTATGAGAACAAATCATTACACCAAAATTTAGAAAGACATGATGCTCCTGCACACCCAACACATGATGATCCAAATAAAAATGAAGAACCCCCTTATACTTCAAAGTAA
- a CDS encoding DUF86 domain-containing protein has translation MYFVDRDLIEAKLNFLDKKIKQFEHQASWSSEIEKAALERICHMFIETIIDVGNAMIDGFIMRDPGSYEDIIDILLDEKVVNEENSQDLKQIISLRKKLVQDYIQVDHQDLLTTISSHKQGLVTFSSDIRNYLKNELGPVSAFKPVNK, from the coding sequence TTGTATTTTGTTGATCGAGATCTAATAGAAGCAAAGCTAAACTTTCTGGACAAAAAGATTAAACAATTTGAACATCAAGCTTCATGGAGCAGTGAAATTGAAAAAGCAGCTTTAGAGCGAATTTGTCATATGTTTATTGAGACAATTATTGATGTTGGCAATGCCATGATCGATGGCTTTATAATGAGAGATCCGGGAAGCTATGAGGATATTATTGACATCCTGCTCGATGAAAAAGTAGTAAATGAAGAAAATTCCCAAGATTTGAAGCAGATTATTTCTCTTAGAAAAAAGCTTGTACAAGACTATATTCAGGTAGATCATCAGGATCTACTAACAACTATTTCTTCCCACAAACAAGGCTTGGTTACTTTTTCATCTGATATAAGAAATTACCTTAAAAATGAACTAGGGCCGGTTTCTGCCTTTAAACCAGTAAATAAATAA
- a CDS encoding DUF3055 domain-containing protein, whose protein sequence is MSERFFLYDDTVETRVRFVSFMGDNQRFDLAIIQSDRYYGKQLVLDIQSNRFAIIGEDDLKEPGYIEHAFNLNEEDAEELRDFLFEIV, encoded by the coding sequence ATGTCTGAACGTTTTTTTCTATATGATGATACTGTTGAAACAAGAGTGCGTTTCGTCAGTTTTATGGGTGATAACCAACGATTTGACTTAGCGATAATTCAAAGTGATCGCTATTACGGAAAGCAACTTGTATTAGATATACAAAGTAACCGGTTTGCCATTATTGGAGAAGATGATTTAAAAGAACCGGGTTACATCGAGCATGCATTCAATTTAAATGAAGAAGATGCAGAGGAGCTTCGTGATTTCTTATTTGAGATCGTCTAA
- a CDS encoding YutD family protein → MITVQNQFFELVKEEKSGFNEEAFKERYSEILNKYDFIVGDWGYNQLRLKGFFDDQNQKATYDTKISTLEEYIFEYCNFGCAYFVLKKVKK, encoded by the coding sequence ATGATAACCGTTCAAAATCAATTCTTCGAGTTAGTCAAAGAAGAAAAAAGTGGATTTAATGAAGAGGCATTCAAAGAGAGATATAGCGAAATTTTAAATAAATATGACTTTATTGTAGGGGACTGGGGATATAATCAACTAAGGTTAAAGGGATTTTTTGATGACCAAAACCAAAAAGCTACATACGATACAAAAATAAGTACCCTTGAGGAGTATATTTTTGAGTATTGTAATTTTGGCTGTGCTTATTTTGTACTGAAAAAAGTAAAGAAGTGA
- a CDS encoding EAL domain-containing protein — MSGFCEKHISRLKKWSKLFVRQNKLRYYPPKFVLRDPILEGVYQAMTHGHQVVVVVITISNLREFSQQFEPAQLKDYKRELREGFKEVLEHSPFSEDLLVVHDYYSEGLTIFFKINDDKQSVIHIEKLIRNLLPKLERYMYIKYPYFKQSFEVGYMFIERAHSTIQESLYTAQQQAVSMAEKRIQSRYIETLLEMRDIIQNRNITLLAQPIIDLSTNQIKAWEFLTRGPKETTLENPLQLFSLARQSNLIYDLELLVLEKSFDLIDTVGCVDDVFLNFTPITLGNKRFIAGLDKLLTRYPDVTPKKIIFEVTERDSIEGLNFFHDNIKQLRKKGFRIAVDDTGAGYSSLHTISEILPDIIKIDRSVIQDIDTSRVKESMLKGLILIARETGSLVVAEGIEKKEEADVLKRNQVDLAQGYFYAKPGSMEKERVALL; from the coding sequence ATGAGTGGGTTTTGTGAAAAACATATAAGTAGATTGAAAAAGTGGAGTAAACTTTTTGTTCGTCAAAATAAATTAAGATATTATCCACCGAAATTTGTACTAAGAGACCCTATTTTAGAAGGTGTCTATCAAGCAATGACACATGGTCATCAAGTAGTTGTTGTCGTGATCACCATTTCAAACCTACGTGAATTTTCCCAACAATTTGAACCAGCACAATTAAAGGATTATAAAAGAGAGTTAAGGGAAGGATTTAAAGAAGTTCTTGAGCATTCTCCATTCTCTGAGGATCTTCTTGTTGTTCATGATTATTATAGTGAAGGTCTTACCATCTTTTTTAAAATTAATGATGACAAACAAAGTGTTATACATATTGAAAAATTAATTAGAAACCTTTTGCCAAAATTAGAAAGATATATGTATATAAAATATCCATATTTTAAGCAATCTTTTGAAGTGGGATATATGTTTATTGAAAGAGCTCATTCAACTATACAAGAATCACTATATACAGCTCAACAACAAGCTGTTTCTATGGCAGAAAAACGTATACAATCCCGATATATTGAAACACTACTTGAAATGCGCGATATTATTCAAAACCGGAATATTACATTGCTTGCTCAACCTATCATTGATTTATCAACTAATCAGATTAAAGCATGGGAATTTTTAACAAGAGGTCCTAAGGAAACAACCCTTGAAAATCCATTGCAATTATTTTCCCTTGCGAGACAGTCAAATTTAATTTACGATCTAGAACTGTTAGTTCTGGAAAAGTCTTTTGATTTAATTGATACTGTTGGCTGTGTGGATGATGTGTTTCTTAATTTTACTCCAATCACACTTGGTAATAAACGATTCATTGCAGGCTTAGACAAGTTGTTAACACGTTATCCTGATGTTACTCCAAAGAAAATCATCTTTGAAGTAACAGAAAGAGATTCTATTGAGGGTTTAAACTTTTTCCATGATAATATTAAGCAATTACGAAAAAAAGGGTTTCGGATTGCTGTTGATGATACAGGTGCTGGTTATTCCAGCTTACATACAATAAGTGAGATTCTTCCGGATATTATTAAGATTGACCGCTCAGTTATTCAAGATATTGATACGAGCAGGGTGAAGGAATCTATGTTAAAAGGACTTATTTTAATAGCTCGAGAAACAGGCTCTCTTGTAGTAGCAGAAGGAATCGAAAAAAAGGAAGAAGCAGATGTTCTGAAAAGAAATCAGGTTGATTTGGCTCAAGGTTATTTCTATGCAAAGCCTGGGAGTATGGAAAAAGAACGTGTTGCTTTATTATAG